tgaacttactaagacaataaaaaaagaatgccattgtacgttacgtaaacgtgttagcatattagctagtttgatagcatgtacaaatatgcatgaaaacactcctgcagacatcacacgtgggacGCTTTAGTGactaagaatagttttagttgtattgtaaaacttctTTGGAGCGATGGaggaagaatccatacgagtaggtacgctatggacggctaggcGACAGAATGGCACTTCTACTTCTGGTCGGTAGGACGCTACACTACCTGTAGTGATCAAAGTGGtacaaaagatggcgccacagcacaaaaagtagtgtctttgtgtgtgtttcaTGAAAATGACTTTGTGTTTTGGCCAtgagcaccgttttataagccgcagggtgcaaagcgctgggaaaaagtagcggcttctCGTCTGGAATTGACAATATGAGATGATATTTGTATGTTTGTGTTATTTCCTCAGTATTACGTGTCTGCACGTCACATGGCCCTGGCCAAGGCCTTCCCCGAGTCTTACGTCTACCAACCTCAGGACGCCACCGCGGTAAGTCGCCCGCCCTCAATATTTCAATCATTTCTGCTAATATTCATTTTCACTTCTATACATATTTAACACTTTAAAATATGCTCCAATACAATATTACAACTCAAATTTGGTAAAActattacatttgaataatttCCGGTATTTATTTGCACTTTTAGTGTTTAGTCTAACAATATTTACCACTTAATAAAATCCAGAACAATATTATAACTCAGATTTGTAAAATTAGGACATTTTAATCATTTCTGGTAATATTAATTTTTACTCCGTGTTTTTTCCTTACATATttaccacttaaaaaaaaaaattccaatacAATATTACAactcaaatttggtaaaaaatatgacattttaatCATTTCTGGTAATATTAATTTTTACTTCTAGTGTTTTTTCTTACAATATTTACCACttcaaaaaaaattccaataCAATATTACAACTcaaatttggttaaaaaaatatgacattttaataatttctggTAATATTAATTTTCACTTTTAGTGTTTTTTCTTACAATATTTACCACTTAATAAAATCCAGAACAATATTATAACTCAGATTTGTAAACTTAGgacattttaataatttctggTAATATTAATTTTTACTTCTAGTGTTTTTTCTTACAATATTTAccacttaaaaaaaattccaatacAATATTACAACTAAAATTGGttttaaaaaatatgaaatttTAATAATTTCTGTTAATATTAAttttcacttttaatgttttttcttacaatatttaccactttaaaaaaaaaacaatattacaactcaaatttggtaaaaaatatgacattttaataatttctggTAATATTAATTTTCACTTCTAGTGTTTTTTCTTACAATATCACCACTTAATGAAATCCAATAGAATATTACAACTCAGATGTGTAAAACTATGAAATTTTAATAATTTCTGGTAATATTTATTTTCACTCCTAGTGTTTTTCTTACAATATTTAccacttttaaaaaaatacaattaaatattaCAACTCAAATTCTTTAAATCTAAgacattttaataatttctggtaatatttatttttactccTAGTGTTTTTCTTACAATATTTACCacttaaaaagaaaaatacaatacaatattacAACTCAGATTTGTAAAATGAGGACATTTTAATCATTTCCGGTAATATTAATATTCACTCCTAGTGTTTTTCTTACAATATTtaccacttaaaaaaaatttCCAATACAAAAAATTAGGACATTTTACTAAATATTACCAGAAATTGTAATAATTTCTGGTAATATTTATTTTCGCTCTTAGTGTTTTTTCTTACAATATTTACCACTTAAAAAGAAAATTCCAATACAATATTCCAACTGAGATTTGTAAAATGAGGACATTTGAATCATTTCTGGTCATATCCCGCCACCGATGAACCTCCGCTTTCTTTGCTCAGACGTCCGGTTTCCGTTACCCCCGCCCGGCCTCCGTGCCGCCGTCCCCGGCCCTGTCTCGCCACTCGTCCCCGCACCACAGCGACGTGGAGGACAACGAGGAAGACGAACGCTACGACGAGGATCTGGAGGCGGAGAAGGACCGGATGAACATTCGGCAGCCCTACACGCTGCCGTTCAAAAACAAAGCGGCCGGCGTCTACAGGGCCGACGGCGACGGCGACGGCGACGCCAAGGAGAAAAACTGACACGCCCACTTCACGCTAAAACTCGCCCGTACACTCGTAGCGCTTAGTCGTCGTTACTTACCTCCAATACGGTGAATGTTCCCAGCCGGTGTGTAGCTCGCTTTGAAAATCACACCAGCAGTGCAATACTTTAGTTTTCAAGGCCACCGATCCAACGTTGAACATTGATATCGCAGATCTGTCGGAAATCAGCAACaatgatatcggcttgcatctgAAATATGCGATacgacatctaaatgtcctccaataaacacaccgTTTCGTCTGTTCTActtaagtcatttacaaaaagtaagCATGTCAGGCTACTTAGGAGCtcgcagctacacagcagctaagcacacaatagcacacccGCTAGACATAGGTAATAATCATAAAACAGTAAGACACAATTATAGTTGCACACATTCAAACTCTCCagcaacaaacgtgtccgcatcattcagcaTACCACTGAGGAACAAAACACCCCCTCACAAGCATCTTTTCTTCTTTGAAGTCATTTTGCTTAGTCTAGACCAGGGATTCCCCGACCGGCGCCACGCgggacaaatttggcccgccgtgtccTTTGGTCTTGCCCGCCAAGTCTAACACGCGTCCTTCACGGCATGTCTGCCAGGCTGTGctgtaaaaaaatagaataaagtccggtagattttacagtaaaaaaacggctgctcagtcaccagaattttaagcTACAAACAAAGgtacagttttttttatatacagtaacttgGTGTAGAAGCTACCGTATCTTTTATGGTCAacttctggtgactgagctgccagttttttttaaatcctattatctatggattttaaaaaaatgatattttttttttgcagggatTTAAGGTACCCTGCTCTAGggtaaaactgtgactttttgaGGCTGTGTGGAAAAGGATCACTTTGGCCGACCGGCATGGCTTGCCCACGTCCTTCAATGAAAACCTCAACACTTTGACATTTAACATCCTCCACATCCCTCATGTGGAAACTTTGAAAGGGATTGGATGAAATATCTACAACATACTGCTGGCAAAACACTTGGAGAGGGCGAAAACTATGAAAGTGATCGGATAAAATCTTTAGAAAAAACTGGTGACAGAACACATGCAGAGGGCAGAAAGGTTGAAAGTGATTGGATGAAATATGTAGGACGGACTGGTGGCAAAACACCTGCAGAGGGCGAAAACTTTGAAAGTGATCGGAtcaaaaatctagaagaaactgGTGACAAAACACCTTGAGAGGGCGAAAACTTTGAAAGCGATTGGATAAAATATCTAGAACTGGTGAAAAAACACCTGGAGAGGGCGAAAACTATGAAAGTGATCGGataaaatatttagaaaaaactGGTGACAGAACACCTGAAAAGGGCGAAAACTTTGAAAGTGATCGGATAGAATATCTAGAACTAACTGTTGGAAAAACACCTGGAGAGGGCGAAAACTTTGAAAGCGATCGGATAAAATATCTAGAAGAAACTGGTGACAGAACACCTGTAAAGGGGGAAAACTTTGAAAGTGATTAGATGAAATATCTAGAAGAAACTGGTGAAAGAACACCTGGAGAGGGCAAAAACTTTGAAAGCGATCGGATGAAATATCTAGAACTAACTGGTCGCAAAACACCTGGAGAAGGCGAAAACTTTGAAAGTGATTGGATAAAATATCTAGAAGAAACTGGTGAAAAAATACCTGGAAAGGGCGAAAACTTTGAAAGCGATCGGATGAAATATCTAGAAGAAACAGGTGACAAAACACCTGGAGAGGGCAAAAACTATGAAAGTGATCGGataaaatatttagaaaaaactGGTGACAGAACACCTGAAAAGGGCGAAAACTTTGAAAGTGATCGGATAAAATATCTAGAACTAACTGTTGGAAAAACACCTGGAGAGGGCGAAAACTTTGAAAGCGATCGGATGAAATATCTAGAAGAAACTGGTGACAGAACACCTGTAAAGGGCGAAAACTTTGAAAGCGATCGGATGAAATATCTAGAAGAAACTGGTGACAGAACACCTGTAAAGGGCGAAAACTTTGAAAGCGATCGGATAAAATATCTAGAACTAACTGGTGGCAAAACACCTGGAGAGGGCGAAAACTTTGAAAGTGATTAGATGAAATATCTAGAAGAAACTGGTGAAAGAACACCTGGAGAGGGCAAAAACTTTGAAAGCGATCGGATGAAATATCTAGAAGAAACTGGTGACAGAACACCTGTAAAGGGCGAAAACTTTGAAAGCGATCGGATGAAATATCTAGAAGAAACTGGTGACAGAACACCTGTAAAGGGCGAAAACTTTGAAAGCGATCGGATAAAATATCTAGAACTAACTGTTGGAAAAACACCTGGAGAGGGCGAAAACTTTGAAAGCGATCGGATGAAAAATTTAGAAGAAACAGGTGACAAAACACCTGGAGAGGGCAGGAACTTATCAGAAAATGATCTTTTTGAATGTTTTGAAGTTAAAAACGACCATGAAAGACAAGAGTTGTACAGAATCTCATTTTGCTAAATGAGACTAAATCCTCACTGGCGCTGCTGTTACAGCACGGTAAAAAACACTGTTTGGCCCGCAGACCACTGGCACAGTTTTGGGGCTTCCTGGTTCTAGCCTTTTCCAATTTTGCACGCCACAAAAGTGGTAAGTTTGACTGCTGCTGACACCAGGTCGATACGCTCCAGGACACCCGGCTCGTCTTGCATACTTTCTGCCCGGACACTCCTCTCGACCATCGCGTCACGCTTCTACTGCCGAGACCTAAAAACACTCCTGTGAGGTCGAGTCTTTCCACGCCTTCTCTTCTTATTTCCAACCCACAACGGAAAGAAAATGTGAAAACAGGCAAAAATGTCGCTCTTTTTGCGGGTTTTCCTTTTTCTTCCCAGGCCTTAAACCTGCACTgatctggtgtgtgtgtgtgtgtgtgtgtgtgtgtgtgtgtgtgtgtgtgtgtgtgtgtgtgtgtgtgtgtgtgtgtgtgtgtgtgtgtgtgtgtgtgtgtgtgtgtgtgtgtgtgtgtgtgtgtgtgtgtgtgtgtgtgtgtgtgtgtatttattgcAGAGAGGAAGTGATGCAAGTTTCAGGGAGGAGAGAAATGTGCTGTGCTTCCTTCTCTGTGAGACTTAGAGCGTCGCTAACACTGTTgaagtaataaaaaaaagatgGCGTGTCTTCcactgatattttttattttgtccacAGCCACTTGTCCTCCAGTTCTCTTTTTCTTGCTGGAACTTCTTCTTCCTTCCTGGCTTCAGCACAAGTAAACTCTTCCTCCATGACCTTTGCAAACTGCACACGGTAGAACAACAAAGGTTTTATTGAGTAAAGCAGAGTCTTATAAAAGTATTCACCTCCTCCTTCCTGGGATATTTCATCACTCCATTGTTTACGATATTTAAATATGTTCAATGTCATTTGGCTTTTTGGCACAAATGAGTTTCAATTATTGAAAACCTATCAAGTTAAGTCCGTATTTAGTAGATAATATGAGTCCAGGGGGGTTCAAAGTGAAAGAttctaaaaatccatccatccatcatcttccacttatccgaggtggggtcgcgggggcagcagcctaagcagggaagcccagacttccctctccccagccacttggtctagctcctcccgggggatcctgaggcgttcccaggccagccgggagacatagtcttcccaacgtgtcctgggtcttccccatggcctcctgtTGGTCgtacatgccctaaacacctccctagggaggcgttcgggtggcattctgaccagatgcccaaaccacctcatctggctcctctccatgtggaggagcagcggctttactttgagttcctcccggatggcagagcttctcaccctatctctaagggagagacccgccacacggcggaggaaactcatttgggccgcttgtacccgtgatcttatccttccagtcaaaacccaaagctcatgaccataggtgaggatgggaacgtagatcgaccggtaaattgagagctttgccttccggctcagctccttcttcaccacaacagatcggtacaacgtccgcattactgaagacgccgcaccgatccgcctgtcgatctcacgatccactcttcccccactcgtgaacaagactcctaggtacttgaactcctccacttggggcagggtctcctccccaacccggagatggcactccacccttttccgggcgagaaccatggactcggacttggaggtgctgattctcattccggtcgcttcacactcggctgcgaaccgatccagtgagagctgattcTAAAAAGACtagtacaaaaaaacaaacataagtgGAATAAAAGCGCAaactaacaagaaaaagttgacaCAGATAACACAAAAGCAGTTTTAAGTTTGTCAttgctcaaataataataatgaatcaaaatcaatgttatgaaatattgactTCATTAAAGCTCCAattgcttcacatcaaatattccactttgaaatatgtttaggggaaaatgttgcatattttgtgtttgctttcTAAAAaccaaggaaaaaaatgtataatggAAGGCTAGAGCTGAAGTTGATAGAAATGTAAGTATTAGAagtaaagaagaagaaaaaaagtcatGTGTGACCAACTTTCCAACAGTCTATGCTGCCCCCTTCTGGCTTCTGAGACGCAATGACGTAGCTACGTattagctttaggtgttgttagctaacATCAGCCCTTTGGACTGTTGGCGTTAGCCGTCATTGAATGTTTATTCCACGGTAACAACATCTTCTCCAGGACTGCTTGTGTGTGCACGTACGTGTTGCTGACGCCGGGCTGAGTGACCGCCAATCACTTGCTTGTTGAGAAAATTGGAGCATTTTCACATGGAGGTGTTCTGTAAAAGCGGGCCTAAGGTCTTCTTgctatatttttttacctttgaaaaatgtaactgtgaggaagtcgcaaacagcacctttaataAGTTTGGCCCTTCTGGGTCCTCGAGACATTTTTCTGCAATTGTTTTCACAGGTCCTCAGGATCTTTAACATTTACCAAACTTAAAGGGAGCCCTAAgggtaaaaaacaataataatacagtatatttatttgattggttttaaaatggaaaaataataatatgctttgatttttcagtgtgcagccctcTGGAAAAAGTTTAAACACCCCTAATATAAACGTATAATCACTACGGATGCTTTAAAAAACGTGCGGCTCTTATGTATTCCCATTCtaaatccatttttaaaaatctattaaaaaacaaaaaatttaatcAAGAATACATCTTAAAAAGACGTTTAGTGGCCATCTTTGCGCCTACTTTTGTACCCAATAAactgttttaaaaaggttttataGCAATGTTTGAAGCCTCTTTTGTGGGAATCTGCTGGATTGAAGAATGGCCTTGAATCAATTTGAATGTGGAGTTGTAAGACCCCTGATATCGGCCTCAAGATGTCATCAGGAGTGACATCTCACTATTCAGTTGGATTCTTGCCCGGTGATTACATTCACAATTGATTTTTGATTgaattatttggtataaaaatgaGAGGTAAGAGAATCTGCTTTTGGCTGCTGCCGTATCGTCTGCTCTGCAATCTGCCCGACCAAAGGTCCTGACCAAAGGTGAGggccggtaaattgaaagcttggTCTTCCTCTTCATGAGACGGCAATTCTGAGTCAgatccgcctgtggatctcacAACTCCCTTTTTCCACTTGGGAAGAACAGCCTGAAGTACTTTCAACTCTCAAGTGGGAGAACTCCAACCATGTCTGGGCAAGAACCATGGGCTcacacttggaggtgctgattctcatcccagtcgcttcacaccgaTCCAGTGAAGCCTGACGATTCCAAcccgatgaagccatcaggaccacatcatctgcaaaaagcagagacctaatcctgcagccaccaaaccggaacccctcaacgccctgactgcgcctacaaattctgtccttAAAAGTTATGAACCGAATGGGTGACATAgagcagccttggtggagtccagccctcactggaaacaggtccgaccTCCTTTCGGCAACgctgaccaagctctgacactgatcaaacAGTCCAATTCTACGTACCTGTAAACATTTCCAGAGAAACTCCGTAGAATGTCCCCAAAACACATGAGGACTGCCGTATAACCTCAAAGACCTTCCAGAGAGTGTAGAAAGCACACTGCTCTTCCTGAATCAGAGGTTCGATTATCCGGTGGACCCTCCTCTCCGGTACCCATGAAACCAAGACGGCTgaagatagttggaacacaccatcTGGTCCCCCTTATTAAGaaaggtctgccaatccagagacaCCACCAACACCGCCAACCACGTCATCCCCACAACATCCAGTCTTTAGAAATTAATCTTTGGGGTTCTGACACTGAGGATCTTTTTGACAACCTTAGCGCCCTCAACTTGAGAGATAGAGAACCGAGTCCCTAAGCACtggttcctcataggaagacgtgtaggTCCTTCCACCGGCCCGCAACATCCCAAATAGAGGTGAGCAGCCCACGATAAGTGCATTGTATCCTATTCCTGTTTCCGTTCCAAACTCCTCCTGTTTTTGCCCCAGGGACTTCCAAAACTACATTGCACTTGGCCTATTTGGTATTTGTCAGTTACCTCTGAAGTGCCATGGACAAAAGGCCCTGATaggacaggcaccaaccaccttgcagcCACAGGGGCATGAAACATGGGCCACTCGGGCTCGGATGTATTTTGCCTCCCTCGGAACATGGTCGAAGCTCTCCTGGTGGTTGGAATTTAAACTCTGTCTGAATCGAGACCCTGCTCGATTGTTCTAAGCAGATCCTCGTTTTGGCTTCAAAGTCTGACCTGCATCCTGTCCCCAGGTGGTAATCAGTTGACAGCTTCGCCCCGTCTTCCATTCGGATTGTCCAAGAGCAGACACCTCCAGAGGACTGTTTCCAGAAACTGAGTCTGACTATCCAGCCAGAACTTCTTCACCTGGCGCACCAGCTCAGGCTCATTCTCCCCCAGAGAGGTGGTATCCCAAATTTCGAAACCTATTTTCTACAGCAGAGGATCGGGCCTCCAGCGTCCCTGCTTTCAGCTGTCACTCAACTCACAATGCACCTGAACCATCTGGTCCTTCCAATGAGCGGTTAGCCCATTGGAGAGggagggggacccacgttgcctcttcgtgCCGTGCCCGGCCAGGTCCCTTAGGAGAAggccggccaccaggcgctcgccatcgagcCCAACTCAAGGTGGGTCTCCAGAGACCAGCATCCCCCTCCACCTCTGTAACTGAACGCAGTATATTAGTTCTTAAAATAGatcaaaaaacatttctaagGAAGTGCATTGTCAAACTCTGCCAAGTTGCTCCAGGATAGGGTGTTCCAAATTCCAATCCATGATGTCATTCCATAGTAGGTTAGGCAACAACACACATGCAGAAACATGTGTGTGTCTTTGAATAGACCGTGGTCACAACAGCCCTGGCGCAGGATCCATTCTGCACATTTCATTCAGCGTAGCACCATGACAGGTGAGTGACTCTCTCTCAATTACCTGTACCGGTACTGGATTGTTGCCTACGGGTCAACCCTCACAGTTGGGCATTAGAATCCTCTTATTTTTCGAATGTGCAGGTCTACCTCGCGACGAGCCTAATAATGACATTTGAGCATTTCGATTCTTTTCTCGCTGACATTTTGAAAACTTACCAAGTAGACTGCTCCAAAAGGAGTTGTATGTTGCACTACCGGTTACAGCACCAAGTCGGGCTGGATTCCTCCTCACTGTGCGCACAGAGAAGCCGTCCGGGCCCGTCACTTCCACTTCCACCACATGATAGTCGCTCAACCTGCCGGGCGAGAAGAACCAGAGCATCGGATTCCCAGGTCAAAGGTTGCAAACGAGGAGACTCACGCCGTGTCGGACACGATTTCCCCTCGGACGCCGTCGAAGCCCAGGTTCCCAGCAgccaccgccgccgccgccatgGTGTTGACGTTGTTGGGCGCCAGGGGGCACAGTTGGGCTACCGAGCCACTGAACAAAACCCGCCTGCCCTCGCCTTCGGTCCACTCAGGCCGGACGTCTCCTGCCAGCCGGAAGCAGGACGGATGTTTGGACATTCTTACAAACAAATCCTGCGGACAGAAGGATGGCGTGAAGGACTTGGTGGTGACATTTGCTCAATGGCCTAAGTCCTTACGGACGCCCTAAAACCATGCCAAGCAAGGGCAAGTCCACTTTCACCTTTAGGGCCTGGCTGTCGTTCAGCCTCTGGATGTCCTGACCGGCCCACAACGCACCACTGGGGACGTAGAGCGTCCTCCCAGATTGCTGAGCCGCCTGCCGCAGTTTCTCATTCAGCTGATGATCGGCGAGGGCTGAGGGAGAACCCACCTGCAGGAGTGAGGACCACCTTTTGTTTCAAGTCAGAACAAGTACTCTTgctgtatagaggatcttggacctGTGTAAAGTGCCGCCTCAAAACTGAAGTCCTGTCTCTAACAAGAGTGAGCTGGTGTTTTTAAGAGTATACtgcaaaaaatgctagtcaaagatcctctataaaacaagacttctattttggttttaagGACATTCTTCagaagtgctagtcaaagatcttctataaaaCACGTCAAGtcaattatatagcgctttttctctggtgacttgAAGTGATTTACTTGGGGAAACCCATTATCTACGCCTAAGTTACATTGAAGGCAGTGTGGGAGCAAGGCAgctgaagtttcttgctcaaggacacaacggcagtgaagctGGATTCCAACTGGGAACCCTCACGTTTCTGGCCGTCCGCTCTATCATCTGAGCCACGCCACCCCACAACAATATTGTGTTTTTAAGGACGTACctcaaaaacgctagtcaaagatcctctattaaagAATAGTTCTATTGTGTGTTAAACATCTACTGCAAAATTGCTAGTCAAAGATGCTCTATATACCAAAAGTACAGTACTTTAAATACATCagccaaagatcctccatatgagaTGAGTTATTTtttggatctttgactagcgcttttAAAGTACATACTTAAAAACACCAGTGAAGTCTTGTTATATAGAAAATCTTTAACCAGCATTTTTTGAAGTATATCTCTAAAGACCTACCTGCGCTTCTGTTTTTCAAGTATGCCCAGagagatctttgactagtttttttgaaAGTACGCCCTTAAAAACCCCAAAGAACTCTTAGATATAGAGGATTTTGACTTGTATTTTTGCTGTAAGTCCTTAAAAATACCAGAGTACTCTTGCcatgagaggatctttgactgagaTTTTCGTGGTAGGTCCTTAAAAAACACCGGAGCACTTTTGttacacagaggatctttgactatcgttCTGAATTACGACCTTAAAAACACAATTGAACTAttgtttatagaggatctttgacgagcttTTTTATGTATGCCCGTTAAAACACTATCTCTTGTTTTATAAAAGATCTTTGATTATCATTTTTGAAGTACGCCCGTTAAAACACGATACATCTATtcttttatagaggatctttgactagcgtttttgaagTGTGTCATTTGAAAAACACCAGAGGATTGTTCTTATTGTGGatatttgactagcgtttttgatGTACACCCGTTAAAATACAATTTATCctctgttttatagaggatctttgacttgcgtttttCAATCATGTCCTTTAAAAACACCAGAGGATTGTTGttatagtggatctttgactcgcTTTTTTGAAGAATGTCCTTTAAAAACACCAGAGGATTgttgttatagaggatctttgactaccatTTTTGAAGAACGTCCTTTATAAACACCAGAGGATTgttgttatagaggatctttgactagcatttttgaagAATGTCCTTTAAAAACACCAGAGGATTgttgttatagaggatctttgactagcatttttgaagAACGTCCTTTAAAAACACAAGAGGATTgttgttatagaggatctttgactagcttttttgaaGAATGTCCTTTAAAAACACCAGAGGATTgttgttatagaggatctttgactagcatttttgaagAACGTCCTTTAAAAACACCAGAGGATTgttgttatagaggatctttgactagcatttttgaagAACGTCCTTTAAAAACACAAGAGGATTgttgttatagaggatctttgagtagctTTTTTGAAGAAAGTACTTCAAAAACACCAGAGGATtgttataaaggatctttgactcgctttTTTGATGAATGTCTTTTAAAAACACCAGAGGATTgttgttatagaggatctttgactagcacttttgaAGGAGAGCCCTCTAAAAACACCAGAGGATTgttgttatagaggatctttgactagcatttttgaagACGTCCTTTAAAAACACAAGAGGATTgttgttatagaggatctttgactagcttttttgaaGAATGTCATTTAAAAA
The DNA window shown above is from Nerophis ophidion isolate RoL-2023_Sa linkage group LG23, RoL_Noph_v1.0, whole genome shotgun sequence and carries:
- the aspdh gene encoding aspartate dehydrogenase domain-containing protein isoform X2 — protein: MATPPTSRRIGVVGFGHLGQYLVERILGEGDSAGLTLAFVWNRNPTKLRGLVPDELVLADLSSFADRSCDLIVEVCHPQVVQEFGLHFLSGSHLLVGSPSALADHQLNEKLRQAAQQSGRTLYVPSGALWAGQDIQRLNDSQALKDLFVRMSKHPSCFRLAGDVRPEWTEGEGRRVLFSGSVAQLCPLAPNNVNTMAAAAVAAGNLGFDGVRGEIVSDTALSDYHVVEVEVTGPDGFSVRTVRRNPARLGAVTGSATYNSFWSSLLVFLESALTGSVRSRV
- the aspdh gene encoding aspartate dehydrogenase domain-containing protein isoform X1, with translation MATPPTSRRIGVVGFGHLGQYLVERILGEGDSAGLTLAFVWNRNPTKLRGLVPDELVLADLSSFADRSCDLIVEVCHPQVVQEFGLHFLSGSHLLVGSPSALADHQLNEKLRQAAQQSGRTLYVPSGALWAGQDIQRLNDSQALKDLFVRMSKHPSCFRLAGDVRPEWTEGEGRRVLFSGSVAQLCPLAPNNVNTMAAAAVAAGNLGFDGVRGEIVSDTALSDYHVVEVEVTGPDGFSVRTVRRNPARLGAVTGSATYNSFWSSLLGKFSKCQREKNRNAQMSLLGSSRGRPAHSKNKRILMPNCEG
- the aspdh gene encoding aspartate dehydrogenase domain-containing protein isoform X3, whose product is MATPPTSRRIGVVGFGHLGQYLVERILGEGDSAGLTLAFVWNRNPTKLRGLVPDELVLADLSSFADRSCDLIVEVCHPQVVQEFGLHFLSGSHLLVGSPSALADHQLNEKLRQAAQQSGRTLYVPSGALWAGQDIQRLNDSQALKDLFVRMSKHPSCFRLAGDVRPEWTEGEGRRVLFSGSVAQLCPLAPNNVNTMAAAAVAAGNLGFDGVRGEIVSDTALSDYHVVEVEVTGPDGFSVRTVRRNPARLGAVTGSATYNSFWSSLLVCKGHGGRVYLC